From a single Aspergillus puulaauensis MK2 DNA, chromosome 2, nearly complete sequence genomic region:
- a CDS encoding uncharacterized protein (COG:S;~EggNog:ENOG410PGIZ) → MDKQIARIMVSLKQLPIRTLLLEFWRDPRKRGGLSAAVLAAYLLLQKSLRYRRLKRLQRVYRKYTTREEMASMTDHDAWAIQKQMLSMEFPSATLKALQFALFRTYGIPTISSLLLKTSQFSNPTTSFKRYADTGALIGQFMAFEPSSERAQTALARTKFLHVGYRSSGKILESDMLYTLSLFAIEPIRFIDMFEWRSLSEVEQCAVGTYWKSLGDALEISFADLPSGPHAFRDGLHFLEELREWSLKYEEDYMKPSASNKEVADKTMDVLVYSMPRFLKSVGINFASCVMDDRLREAMMYQPPSVAYKTIFSSLIAVRRFYLRHLALPRPNFRRIDIFTDKPNEYGRYYVNLYEAIPYYVKPTLWNRWSPAAWISWAMGMPLPGDEDDKYYPRGFDLEDLGPKYFEGKGRKSVATIREQLKKERRGQAPFIPELPSAEDAKYEVVSPEISEA, encoded by the exons ATGGATAAGCAAATTGCCCGCATCATGGTCAGCCTCAAACAGCTGCCCATCCGCACTCTACTGCTGGAGTTCTGGAGGGACCCCAGGAAGCGCGGTGGACTATCGGCTGCTGTTCTTGCCGCATACCTGCTCCTCCAAAAGTCCCTTCGGTATCGACGACTGAAGCGCTTACAAAGGGTGTACCGCAAATATACCACTCGAGAGGAGATGGCTTCGATGACGGATCATGATGCCTGGGCAATCCAAAAACAGATGCTATCGATGGAATTCCCGTCAGCGACATTAAAGGCGTTGCAGTTTGCCTTGTTCAGG ACATATGGAATTCCAACAATATCATCCCTCCTGCTCAAAACATCCCAGTTCTCCAACCCCACGACCTCCTTCAAACGGTATGCCGACACAGGCGCCCTGATCGGGCAGTTCATGGCGTTTGAGCCGTCCTCTGAACGAGCACAGACCGCTCTTGCTCGCACTAAGTTTCTCCATGTAGGATACCGGAGCAGCGGGAAAATTCTCGAGTCCGATATGCTGTACACCCTGAGTTTGTTTGCCATCGAGCCCATTCGCTTTATTGATATGTTCGAGTGGCGGTCACTCAGTGAGGTGGAGCAATGCGCCGTCGGCACTTACTGGAAAAGTCTCGGTGATGCACTGGAAATCAGCTTCGCCGACCTCCCTTCAGGACCGCATGCATTCCGTGATGGACTGCATTTCCTAGAAGAGCTCCGGGAGTGGAGTCTGAAGTACGAGGAAGACTATATGAAGCCGAGTGCTTCGAATAAGGAGGTCGCGGACAAGACGATGGATGTTCTCGTCTATTCAATGCCACGATTTCTCAAGTCAGTTGGTATCAATTTTGCGTCATGTGTGATGGATGATCGGTTACGAGAGGCAATGAT GTACCAACCACCATCCGTGGCATACAAGACGATATTTTCCTCACTTATCGCCGTCCGCCGGTTCTATCTACGCCATCTGGCCCTGCCTCGGCCGAATTTCCGGCGAATCGATATCTTTACCGATAAGCCAAATGAATATGGACGCTACTACGTAAATCTCTATGAAGCTATTCCATACTATGTGAAGCCGACGCTTTGGAACCGCTGGAGTCCCGCGGCATGGATCAGCtgggcgatggggatgcCCTTGCCaggagacgaagacgacaaGTATTACCCCCGAGGATTCGATCTGGAGGATCTAGGCCCGAAATATTTTGAGGGAAAAGGCCGCAAGTCAGTGGCTACAATCCGGGAGCAACTGAAAAAGGAACGAAGGGGACAGGCGCCCTTTATCCCTGAGCTCCCCAGTGCCGAGGATGCGAAGTATGAAGTTGTTAGCCCAGAAATTTCCGAGGCATGA
- a CDS encoding BTB/POZ domain-containing protein (COG:S;~EggNog:ENOG410PT2C;~InterPro:IPR000210,IPR011333;~PFAM:PF00651;~go_function: GO:0005515 - protein binding [Evidence IEA]): MTRWFSKKVPTEDSRSPSATSTRSMNPMCDIGGYTMNYANQLLRTGKYSDLTLSCQGRVFHVHRVIVCPQVQFVEGAVRSGLKEAVESHIDFPADDPRMIDMVVSWCYSRDSSFENEQDMFQLYLVADKFGISDLKEYTYRRMLSWTIESCFTSQDFPYSVEKIWREAPPYEKELRHKMVQLVAMGYKSSREEDWKRILSDNPELVMEVLDEVGVMHSKLSSELEQAKKEEDEAKEGVMRQAKCRSCRKKYRKY, from the exons ATGACTAGGTGGTTTTCCAAAAAGGTCCCTACGGAGGACAGTCGCAGCCCGAGTGCGACTTCGACACGGTCGATGAATCCAATGTGTGACATTGGTGGGTATACTATGAATTACGCGAACCAGCTGCTCCGGACGGGAAAATACTCGGATCTCACCTTATCCTGCCAGGGGCGTGTCTTCCATGTACACCGGGTGATCGTCTGTCCCCAGGTGCAGTTCGTGGAAGGCGCAGTCAGGAGCGGGTTAAAG GAGGCTGTGGAGTCGCATATTGATTTTCCAGCAGACGATCCGCGTATGATAGATATGGTAGTGTCATGGTGCTACAGCCGAGATTCCAGCTTCGAGAACGAACAGGATATGTTCCAATTGTATCTGGTGGCCGACAAGTTTGGCATCTCCGACCTCAAAGAATATACGTACCGTCGAATGCTCAGCTGGACGATAGAGAGCTGCTTTACGTCTCAAGACTTCCCCTACTCTGTTGAGAAAATTTGGCGCGAAGCACCACCGTATGAAAAGGAGCTCCGCCACAAAATGGTCCAACTTGTTGCAATGGGGTACAAATCATCTCGGGAGGAAGATTGGAAGAGGATTCTTAGCGATAATCCCGAGCTGGTAATGGAGGTGCTTGATGAGGTCGGTGTCATGCATTCGAAACTGAGCTCAGAATTGGAGCAGgcaaaaaaggaagaggacgaggcaAAAGAGGGAGTGATGCGACAAGCGAAGTGCAGAAGTTGCCGCAAGAAATACCGCAAGTACTAG
- a CDS encoding RTA1 domain-containing protein (COG:S;~EggNog:ENOG410PWVT;~InterPro:IPR007568;~PFAM:PF04479;~TransMembrane:7 (o27-45i52-69o89-106i126-150o162-184i204-224o244-264i);~go_component: GO:0016021 - integral component of membrane [Evidence IEA]) has product MDFTFHPGVNGSSPWVEFYPYNPSLTAGYAFMAIFGLATLAHIVLMFPYKAAYFIPFVLGGICETFGYHGRARSHNARTGIGPWAQQQMLLLCAPPLLAASVYMTLSRIITALDAEHHSPIRPKRLTVLFVLNDVICLLTQLVGAGLQVTGDAHVIDIGIKAVLAGLVFTLVVFIGFVAIGITFQRRLAAYPTRVSGELDGMGFGWRGYMWCLYVVCGCMIVRNLVRTVEFGAPKGADVREREVYIYVFDGALMAVLMGVWIIWHPGRLVKRARSVKRGVDGDLELLGNK; this is encoded by the exons ATGGACTTCACCTTCCACCCAGGCGTTAATGGCTCATCCCCCTGGGTCGAATTCTACCCCTACAACCCCTCCCTGACAGCCGGATACGCCTTCATGGCCATCTTCGGCCTCGCAACCCTCGCACACATTGTGCTCATGTTCCCATACAAGGCGGCATACTTCATCCCCTTCGTCCTCGGCGGAATAT GCGAAACATTCGGCTACCACGGCCGCGCACGCTCCCACAACGCCCGGACGGGAATCGGGCCCTGGGCTCAACAGCAGATGCTGCTCCTCTGCGCACCACCGCTCCTAGCCGCAAGCGTATACATGACCCTGTCACGGATAATCACCGCCCTAGACGCCGAGCACCACTCGCCGATCCGGCCAAAGCGGCTGACGGTATTGTTCGTGCTGAACGACGTAATCTGTCTATTGACGCAGCTTGTCGGCGCCGGGTTGCAAGTCACGGGAGATGCGCATGTCATTGATATTGGAATCAAGGCGGTCCTCGCGGGACTGGTGTTTACGCTTGTTGTGTTTATTGGGTTTGTGGCGATTGGGATCACGTTTCAGCGGAGGCTGGCGGCTTATCCGACGAGGGTTTCtggggagctggatgggatggggtttGGGTGGAGGGGGTACATGTGGTGTCTTTATGTGGTGTGTGGATGTATGATTGTGAGGAATTTGGTGAGGACGGTGGAGTTTGGGGCGCCCAAGGGAGCGGATGTGCGTGAGCGCGAAGTGTATATTTATGTTTTTGATggggcgttgatggcggTTCTGATGGGGGTTTGGATTATTTGGCACCCGGGGAGATTGGTGAAGAGGGCTAGAAGTGTGAAGAGGGGGGTTGATGGGGATTTGGAGCTTTTGggaaataaatag
- a CDS encoding nitroreductase family protein (COG:S;~EggNog:ENOG410PRCT;~InterPro:IPR033877,IPR029479,IPR000415;~PFAM:PF00881;~go_function: GO:0016491 - oxidoreductase activity [Evidence IEA];~go_function: GO:0016657 - oxidoreductase activity, acting on NAD(P)H, nitrogenous group as acceptor [Evidence IEA];~go_process: GO:0034599 - cellular response to oxidative stress [Evidence IEA]): MGSTGVEFKNPATGTLLEAVKARRTIYGLKAESPISDDTIESIVRDSVLHVPSSFNTQTSRVVLLLKDEHKKVWDIALQAMEGLVAAGALPKEAYESSTKPKLEGFRNGYGTVLFFVDYDALKDIKEKFAIYADKFDPFALESNAMSQYLVWTALASEGLGANLQHYSPLIDEQIQKQWNIPASWKLDAQLVFGTPAGGPLDKTFAPIEDRFKVFGKSA, encoded by the exons ATGGGTTCCACCGGAGTCGAGTTCAAGAACCCCGCCACGGGTACCCTCCTGGAGGCTGTCAAGGCCCGTCGCACCATCTACGGCCTCAAGGCTGAGAGCCCCATCTCCGACGACACAATCGAGTCCATTGTCCGCGACTCCGTCCTGCACGTccccagctccttcaacacCCAGACCTCTCGCGTCGTTCTCCTCTTGAAGGATGAGCACAAGAAGGTGTGGGACATTGCCCTCCAGGCCATGGAGGGGCTCGTTGCCGCCGGGGCTCTGCCCAAGGAGGCCTACGAGTCTtccaccaagcccaagcttGAGGGCTTCCGCAATGGCTACGGAACT gtcctcttcttcgtcgactATGACGCCCTCAAGGAcatcaaggagaagttcGCCATCTACGCCGACAAGTTCGACCCCTTCGCTCTGGAGTCGAACGCCATGTCCCAGTACCTTG TCTGGACCGCTCTCGCCTCCGAAGGCCTCGGTGCCAACCTCCAGCACTACAGCCCCCTGATTGACGAGCAGATTCAGAAGCAGTGGAACATCCCTGCCAGCTGGAAGCTCGACGCCCAGCTGGTCTTTGGTACCCCTGCCGGTGGCCCTCTCGACAAGACCTTCGCTCCTATCGAGGACCGCTTCAAGGTGTTCGGCAAGTCGGCATAG